The following coding sequences lie in one Lolium perenne isolate Kyuss_39 chromosome 2, Kyuss_2.0, whole genome shotgun sequence genomic window:
- the LOC127333762 gene encoding protein FAR1-RELATED SEQUENCE 5, translating into MSTTAQPPVSPSGDSSPTSSGSSSPSPSPSSSSTAAAAAAAAGSDEPALLGQATSTSTPSAAGDDAAVPTSPQMGMYFETEDDAYEFYKAYAARLGFVVRKSNKSKNSRHTVTRRLFVCSKQGFRQEPKKPQEETNATDVAAAASPPPPRCPDSRTGCLASLTIKLIPSANAFRVTEFVAEHNHPLASAAPAVSLAMMPSSSSHHAVAAVASLPDPREGPHTDMHFETEDDAYAFYNRYAEHVGFSVRRSYKKRKRGTIVSRIFVCSREGVSDRAKHEGLASISTSSAGAGAPGTPRPGPPPTRTGCQARMVVKITPCRTYRVAKFFPDHNHPLANSETVHKLRSHKMKARAHELGAGELHRRKQGKGAQLGDAGAALEYLEGLQVGNPSVYYAVGMAPDGNSAVNFFWADSKSIIDFRSFGDVVCFDTTYGLNVYGRPFALFVGVDNHKQLLVFGAALLYDDSIKSVRWVFQAFADAMRARQPKTIFIDERSECAIAAAEVWPGSYHCTSVWHIYHNSKRHLKQVFESSKSFGNTLSQCLFECEDELEFLSAWEKLIEKYDIGESEWLSRLFLEKEKWALPYRRTIFSADILTTLRKENMINELKRELSDQEDILLFFKRYETMLEEHRSKKLHADVDGNQVTLPIPSLRMLKQSSNAYTPEAFKMFQGEFEAYMNCLSFPCSVVGTVSEYKIALDEKPSEGIVKFDALDGSATCSCRKFESVGIQCCHVLKVLDLKNIKELPEQYILKRWRKDARSIRMGEEPNGGSGSIMQSSSEVRYANMCRYVSLIASRAAKSEEAMSYIEDQSTVLLKHLDDILQTGYPEIGNHDVSSSSQAISFVGNQHLDHTTQSRAVAHTANGRTSFFGISPCPESNGQLNGSVGSL; encoded by the exons ATGTCCACCACCGCGCAACCCCCGGTCTCCCCGTCCGGAGACTCCTCACCGACTTCTTCCGGCTCATCCTCCCCCTCCCCgtccccttcctcctcctccaccgccgccgccgccgccgccgccgctggctCCGACGAGCCCGCCCTTCTCGGCCAAGCCACCTCGACTTCCACCCCCTCTGCCGCCGGGGATGACGCCGCCGTCCCAACATCGCCACAAATGGGCATGTATTTCGAGACGGAGGACGATGCGTACGAGTTCTACAAGGCCTACGCCGCCCGCCTTGGCTTCGTCGTCCGCAAGTCCAACAAGTCCAAGAACTCCCGGCACACCGTCACCCGTCGCCTCTTCGTCTGCTCCAAGCAGGGATTCCGCCAGGAACCCAAGAAGCCCCAAGAAGAGACCAACGCCACCGACGTTGCGGCTGCCGCCTCGCCACCGCCTCCCAGGTGCCCAGACTCCCGCACCGGCTGCCTGGCGTCCCTCACCATCAAGCTCATCCCTTCAGCCAATGCCTTCCGCGTCACCGAATTTGTCGCCGAGCACAACCACCCGCTGGCCTCTGCGGCGCCCGCTGTGTCGCTGGCCATGATGCCATCGAGCTCATCGCACCACGCCGTCGCTGCTGTGGCAAGCTTGCCCGATCCGAGGGAAGGGCCGCACACGGACATGCACTTTGAGACGGAAGACGACGCGTATGCCTTCTACAACCGGTATGCCGAGCATGTGGGCTTCAGCGTCCGCCGCTCGTACAAGAAGCGCAAGCGTGGGACGATCGTGTCTCGGATCTTTGTATGTTCCCGTGAGGGTGTCAGTGACCGTGCCAAGCATGAGGGCCTGGCCAGTATCAGCACCAGCAGTGCTGGTGCAGGGGCACCAGGCACACCTAGGCCAGGCCCACCGCCAACACGGACAGGGTGTCAGGCAAGAATGGTGGTCAAGATCACCCCATGCCGAACATATCGGGTTGCAAAGTTCTTCCCGGACCATAACCACCCGCTCGCAAACTCAGAGACAGTCCACAAGCTGCGGTCACATAAGATGAAGGCTCGAGCGCACGAGCTTGGGGCAGGAGAACTGCATCGAAGGAAACAGGGGAAGGGCGCGCAGCTTGGGGATGCTGGTGCCGCATTGGAATATTTGGAGGGGCTGCAGGTGGGAAACCCCTCGGTGTATTATGCGGTAGGAATGGCGCCTGATGGGAATTCAGCTGTGAATTTCTTCTGGGCTGATTCAAAGTCAATCATCGACTTCAGAAGCTTTGGTGACGTTGTTTGCTTCGATACAACATATGGACTGAATGTGTATGGGCGCCCCTTTGCATTGTTTGTTGGTGTGGACAACCATAAGCAGTTGCTTGTGTTTGGTGCAGCGTTGCTCTATGATGATAGCATCAAGTCAGTGAGATGGGTATTTCAGGCGTTTGCCGATGCCATGCGTGCTAGGCAGCCAAAGACTATTTTTATTGATGAGCGTTCTGAATGTGCTATTGCAGCAGCAGAGGTATGGCCTGGGAGTTACCATTGCACAAGTGTGTGGCATATCTACCACAATTCAAAGAGGCACCTGAAGCAGGTGTTTGAAAGCTCCAAGAGTTTTGGCAACACTTTGAGCCAGTGTCTCTTTGAGTGTGAGGATGAGTTGGAGTTCTTGTCAGCATGGGAAAAGCTAATCGAGAAATATGACATCGGTGAGAGTGAATGGCTCAGCAGActtttcctagagaaagaaaaatggGCGCTGCCTTATAGGAGAACCATCTTTTCTGCTGATATACTCACTACCCTTAGGAAGGAGAATATGATCAATGAGCTCAAACGGGAGCTCAGTGATCAAGAAGATATTCTGCTGTTCTTTAAGCGTTATGAGACCATGCTGGAAGAGCATCGTTCAAAGAAATTGCATGCTGATGTTGATGGAAACCAGGTTACTTTGCCAATCCCGTCCTTACGAATGTTAAAACAATCCTCAAATGCTTATACACCTGAAGCTTTCAAGATGTTCCAGGGTGAGTTTGAGGCTTACATGAACTGCCTGTCCTTCCCCTGCAGTGTAGTTGGCACAGTCTCAGAGTACAAAATAGCACTTGATGAGAAGCCATCAGAGGGCATTGTCAAATTCGATGCACTAGATGGCTCAGCTACTTGCAGCTGCAGGAAGTTTGAATCTGTTGGAATCCAGTGCTGTCATGTACTAAAGGTACTTGATCTCAAGAATATCAAGGAGCTCCCAGAACAGTACATTttgaagagatggaggaaagatgcCCGTTCTATTAGAATGGGAGAAGAACCTAATGGTGGATCTGGCAGCATTATGCAGTCATCCTCCGAAGTTCGCTACGCTAACATGTGTCGTTACGTTAGCCTAATAGCTTCAAGGGCTGCCAAATCAGAGGAGGCAATGTCATACATCGAAGATCAATCAACTGTTCTTCTGAAGCATCTAGATGATATTTTACAAACAGGCTATCCTGAGATTGGAAATCATGATGTCTCTTCAAGTAGTCAAGCGATTTCTTTTGTAGGAAATCAACATCTTGACCATACAACACAATCAAGAGCAGTTGCACATACAGCAAATG GACGGACATCCTTTTTTGGAATTTCTCCTTGTCCTGAATCCAATGGACAATTGAACGGGTCAGTTGGTTCCTTGTAG